The following DNA comes from Candidatus Peregrinibacteria bacterium.
GTTCGTGATCTGTGTAACAGAGCTGGTTTCGCCCAAGTCAATCCACTGAACATTAAGTCCATCAAGACCGGTTGAACCACCATCTTTCCAGGTAATATCATCAACTCCTGGTGTAGAAGCATTTACTTCAATAGTTGCAGAAAGAGCGTCAGCATCACCATCGGTATACATATCAGCCTTGACAGTATAGGTCTCACCAGTGCTCAAGATTTCATCGTAGCACTGTTCAGATCCATCACCAGCACATGAAGTACCGGCTCCGTCTACGAGAGAGGTTGTCAGCGTTGCTCCACTCGTGTTTGGATCTCCAACAGTAAGTGTTACAGCTCCTGTTCCACCAACGATAGCATCAGTAACCGCAATGAGCTCGTTCTTTCCGTTGTAGAGGTAAAGAACACCATCATTTGCTGCACAAACACCAGATGTCGACAAACATGCGCTACCCGTTCCCGCAATAGTTACGAGAACACTTGTGAGGAATGGCTCGTCACTTGTGTCACCCGTGCTATCAAGAGTGAACTTCAAAAGCTCTTTTTTAATTCCTGTTGAGAGGCTTGCAGAAGGCTGAGAAGCGGTTTCCGTTGCAATAACTTTGTTATTGAAGACATAAACAGCATCAGCGGTATTTGTTGTGTCATCTGCATCACCGGTAACGAGATCGGCGTCGTTCTCAACGGTAATGTTTGCACCAGCAAGCTCTTGACCAGAATCTGCTCCACGGATAGTTGCGGCATCATTGGCAACGTCGAGGTCGAGTTGTACTTGGAATGCCATACCAGAACGAGCAGTTTGATTTGAAGCTTGGTCATCCATTCCACGGAGATCGGCACGAACCTCAATGAGGGTGCTATCTCCATCGTCGATAACGAGGTCAAGTCCATCAAAGTACACAACTCCACTGCTTACACTTCGACTTACTGGACTTCCGTTTGTATTTTTTACTGCGGTTCCATCGTCGTAGTAGAAGAGAGAAACTTTATCAACAGCGTTTGCATCGTTAGCAACGTCTGCCTGAGCTTCTGCAGAAGAGTAATCATTTGGATCAGCCGTATTAACTCCTACGATATCTACCGTAAGGTCTGCTACTTCAATAGGCTCATCAGTAGCGTCAAACTGAAAGACACCTGCGGTAATACCGGTTGAACCTGCTGGCCAGATTGCGGCAGAAGTTTTGTTGTTATCAAGAGTTACAGTAAGAGATCCATTATCAGCAAGAGTGAAGGTTGCTCCAGAAGGGATGTCTGCACCGTTAGTTACGGTAGCATCATCACCATTTTCATCCTCTACACTTACCGAGTCCACATCAAGATCTTGAATGATTGTGTGAGGTGCAGTTGGATTAGACGAAATATTTGCGGTAAGCAAAATATCGAACTCATCTCCTGCTGGAACAAGAAGTCCATTTATTCCTCCATTTTCATCAAGGCTTGAGAATACAACATCCATTGATGATGATGGATCTGTACGCGTTTCAATTGGAGTAAGGGTGTTTCCTTCTTTTTTCCAGAAAGAAAAGTCATCCACATCACTCGTTGTTGCAGTACCACCATTATCCACAAAGCCGATTCGGCGAATGTAGAGGTCTTCTACATTGTTTGCTCGAACCGTTCCCGACCAGATAACAACATCTTCTGCATCAGAAACAAATGTATCATCTGAAAGGGCTTTTGCCGCAAAGGTCAAGCTTGGCTCAGAAATAGTATATGCCTTTGTTGAAGGATTGGAACTTGGCTTAATACTAAACTCAGCATTTCCCTTGTTCGATTCAACTCCCTTAATAGTAAGGGTAGACATATCGGCAAAGAAGCGATATTTGTCGTTTGCATGAGCATCTGAACTCACGTCTGCCTGAATGGAGAGTTGGAGTTTTTCTCCGGTTTCAACAACTACTTCATCGCTAAATGGAATATCAGTAGTATCAACACCATTTCCTGCACCTGCAGCTCCAACATCACCAGCTGTTGGATCTTCTGGTCCCATGAAGGTGGTTCCTGTTTCGAGGTTTACCAAACGAACATTCGTAATGGTGTCGAAATCTGTAGTATTTCCAGCAGTCTCATCAATTTCTAATTTAAGCGCAAAATTTTTCTTAATTTCAATCGCTTCACCAAGATTTTCGATGGTCAAAATACCAAACTCAACAGCATCGGTATCTGGCGCAACGTCTCGTGTAGAAGAATTCACAGAGAAAGTAATGTCACCTCCCTGAATAGCAATAGAATCGCTTGTTCCTGCATCGGTAAGTGTTACTCCAAATCCGTAGGTAAGTCCTTTTGCTACCACGTCGGAAGCAATGCTGTCGAAGCTTGCCGTAACAGTGCTACTTACTCCAGCAAGGATGTCTCCCTTGACACGAATAGTACGGTTGTCTCCTTCTTTCATAATCCATCCGTGATCATCGTTATCGGTAAACTTAAACGTTGCTTTTTCGCCTTTTGCGAATGGAACAATGTCGGAAATACGCTGACCTTGGAATTCTACATAGAGATTTCCAATATCGCCATCGTCAATTCCGTCAAGCTGAAGAGTAAGTGCCTGAAGAAGAACATCTTCCGCAGAACCAGCCTCAACCTTCATTCGAGCAAGTTCTACTTCGCTCTGTCCCACTTCTACCGTAGTATCGGCAACGCTCTGGAAAGTAAATGTAAGGGAACCAGTTGAAACATTTGCAACGCGCATGTCGTTTCCTCGAATAGGAAAGTCACCCGTTACTTCTACTGATCCACCAGTCTCCGCACCAACGGCAATGATATCAGATGATCCTGCAATGAAGAAATTATGCTCACCACCAGCAGTATTTGCCAACATATCACCAGCAACCACTATGGTTTTGGTGGAACCTGCGGCAATCTCAATTGGCTCGCTCGAAAGGTTGAGCGGCGCAATTTCTCCATCTTTCGTGAAAGATCGGTCAGAACCACGCTGTTCAACATCGTCAAAGATTTTAACGTTATCAACGTCGTTCTCATCACCAAGACCTCCATGAGAAATAACAAATCCGGTTGCCTCTACTGCCTCGTCACCTGTGTTGGTAAGATCAAGAGCGAGGAAAGGAATGTTAGATCCAGTCTGTGGAATGGAAGTTCCTTTTGGATTCTCGCTTGAAAGCGAAACCTCAAGAACTGAGTCAGAAACAGTTGAAGTGGTGTCATCGTCGTCACCAGTAGTGGTGTCATCGTCGTCACCAGTAGTGGTGTCATCGTCGTCACCAGTCATGTTACAAATGTCTTCTCCATTAGCAACCATGATTGAATTGCTGATGATTTTTGCAGACTCTGCACGGGTTACATTTCCGTTTGGAGTAAACATTGTAGAAGAAGTTCCGTTCACAATACAGTGATTGTAAGCGGTTGTAACATACTCATAGAACCAGTCGCCGCTCGAAACGTCGGTGAAAGGTGTCGCAGGAGTAAGCATAGTCTCAATTTCTCCTGTAAGAAGGATAACCTTGAGAGCCGCGGAACGAGTGATTGGACTGTTTGGTCCAAATGTTCCGTCAGCAAATCCCTGTACAATATCCAATCCTTTTGCCACCTCAACATAGTCGAAGTACCACGCGTCCGAAGGAACGTCGCTAAAAGAAGGATTTGCAGGGTCGGCAAACGCATCCGCAAGATCGGATACAGAGTCACCATAGAACGCCTCAAGAGCAAGCTTGGTAAGCTCTGCTCGTGTAAGAGAGTTGTTCGGATAGAACATAGTCTTGGAAGAGCCATCAGCATTTGTGGTGCTGATAATGTCTTGCTCTGCAAGGTCAGTAATATAACTCTCGGCCCAGTGACCGGAGATATCGGTAAAGTGCGGAGTGCCTGCACTTGCTGTTGGCACAGCAACCAAAACGGCGCTGAGTGCCACAGAAAGACCGGCTACACTCGCAACAAAGCGATTGAGCAGATTCATAATTCTGTTCAAAAAAGAGAAAAAAGGTGAACGCACAAAAAATTCCGATATGCTCGGAGTTTCTTATTAGCGAACAAGAGAACCATCGGAAACATTTTTACTTAGAGAAGAACCTACTCGTTTCCGAAAGAGCAGACCCTCAAGGGGAGATGTACATTGCCAAAGATCAAAGAATACTTCTTCACAAAAATAATGGATATCCTTTATATATTTTCCTTTCCAAATTCCTCTTACTCAATATGGGCGGCTTTTCACCGCACCGTGCCAACCTTTTCCCAAAGGAAATATATGGCAAGAACAAAAAATTGTTTATCGTCCGTTGATTTCAAAGAGCAACTCGTAGAGACTTTTTTCTGTCTCCAGACAGAGATGCTTTGTGTTTCCGACACCTTCCCCCCTCGCTTTTTTGCCTCTTTTCTTCCCCCCCTTTTCTCATCGGATGAAAAAGAATACTTGCGGATTTTCGCGAAAGACTTCCAAAAAGTCAATACCTCCTCTCTCTTTCTCCTTTATTTTTCCTTTATTTCCACCCTCTCCTTTGAAAAACCGAACGAAAGCACCTTTTTCATGGTACGCCCTTAGAAACGAGGTAAAAAAGAAAATGTTTCAGTACTTCTTGTTGCATAAAGTTTTTATACATTCTAAAGTACTATTTTTCGGAGTGCATTCATGATAGGGGATTATGTATTTTCCTTCTGTGGAAAGACATATTCGTACGCCTCTCCATCAAAAAACCAGAGAATGCTTTTTTGTTCTGGAAAAAAAAGTGCATCTTTGTCGACATCTTTTTGAAAAAGCACTCGTGGTACCTCCCCCTGACGAGGAAGAAAAGCAATGGAAGAAGGGAGAAAAACAAGTATCGACTCTGAATGTGGAAAAAACCATGCCGCAGTAACAGGTTCAGAAAACTCAGTCAACAAGCGAGATTTTTGAAGAAGGGGGTCTCGAAGAAAGAGTTGGTTTTCTTTTGCATAAAGAAATGTGTTTTTCTCTGGAGAAAATCGAAGGATCGAAAGATCCGGAACATGTGAAAAAAATACTGTTTGTGACGATCCATCACCAAAAAGAACAACTCCTTCTGCGGATAAAGCAGGAGTATCATGAGGAACGGTCGGTATGGCAACAAACGTATCTCTTTCTGCTTCCACAACACGAGCCTCGGAAAAGTCAGAAAAAAGAGCGATATACCCCCTGCCTTTTGGGTCGGTAAGAATATTTTTTTCTCTTCCGACACGGTGTGCCACAGGATCTTGAGACGGAAAAAGAATGTTAAAAACGTTGGTAACGCGCTCCCCTCGAACAAAAATAGAAAAACAAAGAGGAAAAGATGTTTTGGGGAAAAAGCACACCTGATGATCACCAAGGTGTTTCCCAAGAAAAACCCCCGGAGTTTTTCCAAGATATTCACCATCCACCATCGTGGGAATATCGGCAGGAGTTGTCTCAAGAGAAAGTACTCCCGTTGGAACAATATTGTGGTTTTTGAAATCAACTCGAAATCCCTGTGCCCAAAACACCGAAACCCCTCCTCCTACAAAAAAAAGAAGCGACATACACACCCGAAGCCACCAATGGGGAGGACGATTCGAGAAATCAAGCATTTACAGAGAAAAGAGATCAAACCCATCATTTCGATCACGAATTTCAAAGCCACTTTCAAGAACTTTTTGGCGCAACATATCGGCATCATCCCATCGTTTTTCCTTTCGAGCACGCTGGCGCTCTTCGGCGAGTTGAAATATTACATCGGAAGCCACTTTTTCTTTGGGAAAGAAGGAAACACCAAAAACATTTCCAAAAAAGCCAACAGTCTCCCGAAGTTTTTCAAGCGCATCAGGGGTGAAACATTTTTTCTCCGAAATTGTTTTGAGAAAAATATGGAGAGTGGCAATGGCAACGGGAGTATTGAGGTCGTCATCCATGGCAGAAAAAAAGTTATGTTTTGCCTTTTCTAGAGAAGGTTCAATGTCCACAAACGGACATGCTTCGCCACCTTCGCCAATTGTGATTTCTCGCAAGATATTACGGATTCCAGAAAGTCCATTCGCGGAAGCAATAAGAGCTTCTTCTGTCAGATTTAGCTTTGTCCGATAGTGACTTGTGACCAGAAAGAACCGAATTACTTCTGCTGTGTGTCCACGACTTACGAGGTCGCGAAGAGTGAAAAAATTTCCAAGAGATTTGCTCATTTTTTTTCCCTCCACCAACAAGTGTTCGTTGTGTAAAAAATATCGAGTAGGCTCTACGTTATATCCGCATGAAGATTGTGCAACCTCATCCTCATGATGAGGAAAAACAAGGTCAACTCCACCGGTGTGAATGTCGAACGGAAGACCAAGAATCTCCTTTTCCATAGCACTACACTCAAGGTGCCATCCGGGGCGCCCTGGAAGATTTGTTCCAAAAAAATCAAAGTCCCACGCTGGCTCCCCCTCTTTTTTTGCCTTCCAGAGAGCAAAATCAGAGAGGTCATCTTTTTCTGTTTCGTCTGCAAGAGTTCTTGTTCCAGACCGAAGCGAGGAAAAATCAATGTGACAAAGCTTTCCGTAAGAATCGGCTTCTGCCCACTTTTTAACATCAAAAAAAACAGATCCCCCTATTTCCTTTGCAAATCCGCGCTTAAAAATTTTCCGAACTAAATCTTGCATTTCAGGAATGTAGTCTGTTGCTCGTGGAATAGCGAAAAAATCAGAGCGAAAAATGCCAAGGTGCCCCATATCTTCAAAGAATGCTTCTTCATAAAGCCTTGTAAAAGCAGTAAGTGCTTCACGAGGTGGCATTTCAGGGTGCGTGGCACGGGAATCGCGAATGGTTTTGTCATCGACATCGGTAATATTGAGTACCCAATTCACTGCATACTGCTTTCCAAAAAGAAGCCATCGGCGCAAGGTATCTGCCGCAAGGTATGCCCGAAAATTTCCAATATGCGCATAGTTATACACCGTAGGACCACAAGTATAGAGAGAGACTCTCCCCGAATGAAGAGGAATGAATTCTTCTTTTTTTCTCCCGAGTGTATTTAAAAGAGTTAGCGACATTTAAGGCAGAAACACAGAAAGCATTTCTAAGGTACTTTGCCAAAAAGCCACAACCTGTGCAACGCTTAGAATAGAGTTCTTTTTGATACTTCCAAAATGACACAGACACCCTCTTCGCTCCTTCTTGTTGGAAGCGGACCTCTTCCGTCCGAAAAACGGAACGGAGGAAATGCTGGAGGTCTTAGGACAGAGCAATTTCTTCGGTCGATTCCAGAGGGGTTTGATGTGTCAATTTTTGTCGTTGAAAATGAAGAATACAAAGGAATAAAAACAAAAAAAGAAGTTCGACAACTTCGCCATGTTTCGGTGTCTCGACATGACCCAAATATATTTCGACACCTTCGCCAATTTTATTGGCGAAATTCGCCAACATGTGTCGTGGGCGTGAATTTTTTTCCTTGTTATCTTGCAAGCTGTCAAATACCAAAGCATGTTCCATTTTGGGCGGATATGAATGGATGGGCAATGGCGGAAAAGCAAGCTCAAGCCTTCGCTCTTCAGACGAACGACTACATTCCTCTCGCCAAAAAAATGGAAAAGGAAATTCTTGTTCGAGCAGACAAAGTGTCGGTTGTATCGAAAGCACAGAAATATGCTGTATATGGAGAAATGGCAATGATTGGGCTTCTAACAAAAGACAGTTTTCGCCACCCATTTGTCGAAGTTATCGAAAACTCATGTCGACCGCTTTCTTCCGAAGAAGCATTGGCAGAAAAATATTTCCGAGGAAGAGTATGTCCAGAAGATGCCATTATTGCTGTTTGGATTGGTGGCATGAACGCTTGGGCAGATGAGAAAACACTATTTGAAGCATGTGAACTCGTTATGGCGAAAGTGTCGAACTTCTATTTTTTCATGACTGGGACA
Coding sequences within:
- a CDS encoding cysteine--tRNA ligase, which codes for MSLTLLNTLGRKKEEFIPLHSGRVSLYTCGPTVYNYAHIGNFRAYLAADTLRRWLLFGKQYAVNWVLNITDVDDKTIRDSRATHPEMPPREALTAFTRLYEEAFFEDMGHLGIFRSDFFAIPRATDYIPEMQDLVRKIFKRGFAKEIGGSVFFDVKKWAEADSYGKLCHIDFSSLRSGTRTLADETEKDDLSDFALWKAKKEGEPAWDFDFFGTNLPGRPGWHLECSAMEKEILGLPFDIHTGGVDLVFPHHEDEVAQSSCGYNVEPTRYFLHNEHLLVEGKKMSKSLGNFFTLRDLVSRGHTAEVIRFFLVTSHYRTKLNLTEEALIASANGLSGIRNILREITIGEGGEACPFVDIEPSLEKAKHNFFSAMDDDLNTPVAIATLHIFLKTISEKKCFTPDALEKLRETVGFFGNVFGVSFFPKEKVASDVIFQLAEERQRARKEKRWDDADMLRQKVLESGFEIRDRNDGFDLFSL
- a CDS encoding S-layer homology domain-containing protein, whose amino-acid sequence is MNRIMNLLNRFVASVAGLSVALSAVLVAVPTASAGTPHFTDISGHWAESYITDLAEQDIISTTNADGSSKTMFYPNNSLTRAELTKLALEAFYGDSVSDLADAFADPANPSFSDVPSDAWYFDYVEVAKGLDIVQGFADGTFGPNSPITRSAALKVILLTGEIETMLTPATPFTDVSSGDWFYEYVTTAYNHCIVNGTSSTMFTPNGNVTRAESAKIISNSIMVANGEDICNMTGDDDDTTTGDDDDTTTGDDDDTTSTVSDSVLEVSLSSENPKGTSIPQTGSNIPFLALDLTNTGDEAVEATGFVISHGGLGDENDVDNVKIFDDVEQRGSDRSFTKDGEIAPLNLSSEPIEIAAGSTKTIVVAGDMLANTAGGEHNFFIAGSSDIIAVGAETGGSVEVTGDFPIRGNDMRVANVSTGSLTFTFQSVADTTVEVGQSEVELARMKVEAGSAEDVLLQALTLQLDGIDDGDIGNLYVEFQGQRISDIVPFAKGEKATFKFTDNDDHGWIMKEGDNRTIRVKGDILAGVSSTVTASFDSIASDVVAKGLTYGFGVTLTDAGTSDSIAIQGGDITFSVNSSTRDVAPDTDAVEFGILTIENLGEAIEIKKNFALKLEIDETAGNTTDFDTITNVRLVNLETGTTFMGPEDPTAGDVGAAGAGNGVDTTDIPFSDEVVVETGEKLQLSIQADVSSDAHANDKYRFFADMSTLTIKGVESNKGNAEFSIKPSSNPSTKAYTISEPSLTFAAKALSDDTFVSDAEDVVIWSGTVRANNVEDLYIRRIGFVDNGGTATTSDVDDFSFWKKEGNTLTPIETRTDPSSSMDVVFSSLDENGGINGLLVPAGDEFDILLTANISSNPTAPHTIIQDLDVDSVSVEDENGDDATVTNGADIPSGATFTLADNGSLTVTLDNNKTSAAIWPAGSTGITAGVFQFDATDEPIEVADLTVDIVGVNTADPNDYSSAEAQADVANDANAVDKVSLFYYDDGTAVKNTNGSPVSRSVSSGVVYFDGLDLVIDDGDSTLIEVRADLRGMDDQASNQTARSGMAFQVQLDLDVANDAATIRGADSGQELAGANITVENDADLVTGDADDTTNTADAVYVFNNKVIATETASQPSASLSTGIKKELLKFTLDSTGDTSDEPFLTSVLVTIAGTGSACLSTSGVCAANDGVLYLYNGKNELIAVTDAIVGGTGAVTLTVGDPNTSGATLTTSLVDGAGTSCAGDGSEQCYDEILSTGETYTVKADMYTDGDADALSATIEVNASTPGVDDITWKDGGSTGLDGLNVQWIDLGETSSVTQITNTLKN
- a CDS encoding glycosyltransferase, translated to MTQTPSSLLLVGSGPLPSEKRNGGNAGGLRTEQFLRSIPEGFDVSIFVVENEEYKGIKTKKEVRQLRHVSVSRHDPNIFRHLRQFYWRNSPTCVVGVNFFPCYLASCQIPKHVPFWADMNGWAMAEKQAQAFALQTNDYIPLAKKMEKEILVRADKVSVVSKAQKYAVYGEMAMIGLLTKDSFRHPFVEVIENSCRPLSSEEALAEKYFRGRVCPEDAIIAVWIGGMNAWADEKTLFEACELVMAKVSNFYFFMTGTDLLGIDEESYPRFQKRVKKSRFHDRFHLLGWIPYEHVPSLLREADMGINVDRMCAETEVGARNRINEMLRYELPIVTTMGSEIAEIVGQSGAGLTCESGESREIANAIEKLCQDKNLQKRCIVAGQTLIKTRFSDTLLQRDFCAWLKNPTHSPKAMLKKKGVFSVGLSYLRHRGIRAFWGRVLREVYSRFS